A stretch of Candidatus Aegiribacteria sp. DNA encodes these proteins:
- a CDS encoding ATP-binding cassette domain-containing protein, whose product MDNSIISVSNLIKSYKDVVAVDGISFNAYKGEILGILGPNGSGKTTTLKSIL is encoded by the coding sequence ATGGACAATTCAATAATATCAGTCAGCAATCTTATAAAATCATATAAAGATGTTGTCGCAGTGGATGGCATATCTTTCAATGCATACAAAGGTGAGATCCTTGGAATACTCGGACCGAACGGGTCAGGAAAAACCACAACACTCAAATCAATTCT